TGGCGTTCCTCCTTGACAAGCTCGGGGTTGAGTACTCGCTTCTCGATGAGGAAGAGGCCAGACTTGAGAGAGAAGAGGCTGATAAACTCATGGGGGAACTGAAACGTGAGGGCCGTCTTTAATTCGTCCCCAATTATAATCCTCGGAAAGCTTGGATACTTAGCCAACTCAATAGCGCTTTTTGGTGAGGTTTACGTTCCTGAGGGAGTCCTGCTGGAGGTCACCGCGAAGGAGGACGAGGTAAGCGTCCTTCTGCGAGAACTTACGGAGAGGAACCTTATCTCAGTCATGGAAATTGAGAAAATCGCCGAGTTGGAATATCCGGGACTTCACAGGGGGGAACTGGAGGCAATAGCCCTTGCAAAGCGCCTCGATGCTATGGTCGTTCTCGATGACCTGAAAGCCAGGAAAGCCGCGAGACTCGAGGGCTTGAGGGTTATAGGGACGCTGGGCATACTGAGGATTTTAAACGAAGCAGGTATGCTCAAAGAATCCCCCCAAGAGCTTTTGGAAATTTTAACCCGCGTTGGTTTCAGGATTCGCCCCGAGCTGTTTTACAAGGTTATGGGTGAGGAAGAATGATCCTTGATACAGACTACATCACCGAAGACGGAAAACCCGTAATCAGGGTGTTCAAGAAGGAGAACGGCGAGTTCAAGATAGACTACGACCGGAACTTCGAGCCTTACATCTACGCGCTCCTGAGGGACGATTCCGCGATCGAGGACGTCAAGAAGATAACGGCAAGCCGGCACGGTACCACCGTCAGGGTCGTCAGGGCCGAGAAGGTGAAGAAGAAGTTCCTTGGCAGGCCGATAGAGGTCTGGAAGCT
This portion of the Thermococcus sp. genome encodes:
- a CDS encoding DUF3368 domain-containing protein; this translates as MRAVFNSSPIIILGKLGYLANSIALFGEVYVPEGVLLEVTAKEDEVSVLLRELTERNLISVMEIEKIAELEYPGLHRGELEAIALAKRLDAMVVLDDLKARKAARLEGLRVIGTLGILRILNEAGMLKESPQELLEILTRVGFRIRPELFYKVMGEEE